The DNA window AGATCATCGCCGGGGACGTGCCGGAAACGCTGCGCGACAAGCAGCTGTACACGTTGGACTTGGGCGCGCTCGTCGCCGGGAGCCGCTACCGAGGTGACTTTGAGGAGCGCCTGAAGAAGGTGTTGAAGGAGATCCGGACCCGCGGCGACATCGTGCTGTTCATCGACGAGATGCACACCCTCGTAGGCGCTGGAGCGGCCGAGGGGGCGATCGACGCCGCGAGCATCCTCAAGCCGATGCTGGCCCGGGGGGAACTACAGACCATTGGTGCGACGACGCTGGACGAGTACCGCAAGTACGTTGAGAAGGATGCGGCCCTGGAGCGCCGGTTCGCGCCGATCCAGGTGGAGGCTCCCGACGTGCCTATGACGGTCGCTATTCTGCGTGGCCTGCGCGACCGATACGAGAGCCACCACAAGGTCACGATCACCGACGCGGCGATAGCGGCCGCCGCCCGGTTGTCCGACCGATACATCAGCGACCGGCAGTTGCCGGACAAAGCCATCGACCTGATTGATGAGGCGGGCTCCAGGCTGCGGATCAACCGCATGACCGCGCCGCCGGACTTGCGTGAGTTCGATGACCGCATCGCCGAGGTGCGTAAGGAGAAGGAATCCGCCATCGACGCGCAGGACTTCGAGGCGGCCGCATCCTTGCGGGACCGGGAGAAGAAGCTGATAGGCGAGAAGATCACCCGCGAGCGCGAATGGAAGTCCGGTGACCTGGATGTCGTAGCGGAGGTTGACGAGAAGCTCATCGCCGAGGTCTTGGCCTTGATGACCGGCATCCCTGTCACGGATGTGTCTGAGGACGACACCGCCCGGCTCATGCGAATGGAAGAGGAACTGCACAAGCGTCTCGTCGGCCAGGAGCAGGCAGTGGTGGCGCTATCGAGGTCCATCCGGCGTACGCGAGCCGGGCTGAAGGACCCGAGGCGGCCCTCAGGATCGTTCATCTTCGCCGGGCCGTCCGGCGTGGGCAAGACCGAGCTGAGCAAGACGCTGGCCGAGTTCCTATTCGGTCAAGAGGACTCACTGATCGCCCTAGACATGAGTGAGTACTCAGAGAAGCACACGGCCTCGCGTCTGTTCGGTTCACCTCCTGGCTACGTCGGGTACGAAGAAGGCGGACAGCTCACCGAGAAGGTCCGGCGCAAGCCGTTCTCCGTTGTGCTTTTCGATGAGATCGAGAAGGCTCACCCGGACATCTTCAACTCCCTGCTCCAGGTGCTCGAGGAGGGTCGGCTGACCGACGCCCAGGGGCGCGCCATCGACTTCAAGAACACCGTGATCATCATGACGACGAACCTGGGCAGCAGGGATCTGTCGAAGTCGCTCGGCTTCTCCCCGATGGGCGACGAAGAGGGTGCCTACGACCGCATGAAGAGCAAGGTGGAGCAGGAGCTGAAGCAGCATTTCCGCCCTGAGTTCCTCAATCGGATCGATGACACCATCGTCTTCCACCAGCTCACCCGTGACGAGGTGCTGTCGATCGTCGACCTGATGGCGAATCAGCTCGACTCACGGTTGGCCGAGCGTGACATGAGTGTCGAGTTCACTCGCGAGGCGAAGGAACTGCTCGCTGAACGTGGCTACGACCCAAGCATGGGCGCGCGGCCGTTGCGACGGACGATGCAGCGCGACATCGAGGATCCGCTGAGCGAGCAGGTGCTGTTCGGCCAAGTCAAGCCAGGCAGCATCATCGTGGTTGGAGTGGAGGGCGAGGGCGAAAGCCGCGAGTTCACGTTCAAGTCCGAGCCAAAGGCGGAGCTTCCGGACGCGCCACCCGTAGAAGCGGCGGGGCAGGAGTAGGTGGCGCTGGCACCTGCGGCTACCTTTGTGCAATGAGTTCGGTCATCCGCCCAGTTGGTCCGGAGGAACCCCAGACGTACTGGAAGCGCCGCGCTGCCATCGTCGTCGGGGTGTTGGTAGTTCTGCTGATCCTGTTCTTGGTGTTCAAGCCTTCGGGCTCTGACGCTGAGCCCGACGCCGCCCCCAGTCCGTCGCCGACGGTGACTGATAGCGCGTCGCCGAGTTCATCGCCTAGCGGAGTGTGCTCAGATTCGGACATCAAGGTCACGGTGACTTCCGCGCAAGCTGATTACCCCCCGGGCTCGAATCCGAAGATCACACTAGCGATCGCCAACGCGGGGGAAGTGCCCTGTTCCCGTGACGTCGGGTCGCCGGAGAACGAGGTTGAAGTCGTCTCAGGTGATGAACACGTGTGGTCGAGTGACGACTGCAGCACAGACGAACAGCCGGACGTTGTGATGCTCCAGCCGGGGCAAAAGGCGTCGGTGACCGTCGAATGGTCCAGGGTCCTCAGCGCACCCGGGTGTCCGACTGGTCAGCCGGCCGCCAAGCCAGGCACGTATGAAGCCATCGGGCGTAACTCGAAGGTCAAGAGCCAGCCAGCCGCGTTCAAGCTCTCGTAGCGGCGCTACCCCCTAAGTTGGTCGGCGGATCTGAGCTCAGCGAGGTCTTCGATCCTCAAGGCGCGTAACGACCGGTAGCTCAGAGATCTCACAGCGGCTGATAAGCGCGTGGAGAGCCTGCGCCAGGGTCGGCGCCTCTATCACTGCCGAGCTGGCGGCACCCTCGAGGCGGCTGCGGGTGCCGGGGGGCGCGAAGATCCACGTGTAGCCCAGGCGGGTCGCCTCCGCGATCCGTTGGGCGATCATCGGGACAGGGCGAATGTCGCCAGATAGCGTCACTTCCCCGATCGCGGCGACATCAGTCGGCGGTGCCACATCCCTGGCGGCCGTGGCGATTGCGACGCAGATCGCCAGGTCAGTGCCTGGGTCAGTCAGGCGCATTCCGCCGATGGTCGCGACGTAGAGGTCCTTCGTAGCTAGGTGTAGACCCATCGTGCGCTCTGTCACCGCCGACAGCATCCCAACGCGCGGCGAGTCGAGCCCGGACACACCACGCCGCGGATTCGGATTCGAGGACCTCACGAGTAGGGCTTGGACTTCGGCCACGAGGGCGCGTCGGCCCTCGATCGTGACAGTGACGCATGTGCCTGGGACAGGCTCGTCCCGCTCGCCGAGGAAGAGCGCGCTCGGGTCCGGAACCTCGCGCAGTCCTGAGTCTGTGTGCTCGAAACAGGCGACCTCGTCTGTTGGCCCGTAGCGGTTCTTGATCGCGCGCAGCAGCCTCAGCGAAGTGTGCCGGTCACCTTCCATGCTCAACGTCGTGTCAACCGTGTGCTCCATCGCCCGTGGCCCGGCGACGACGGATTCCTTGGTGACCTGGCCGACGAGGCAGATCGGAATCCCGTTGGACTTGGCGATCCGAGTCAGTACTTGCGTCACTTCCATGACCTGAGCCACCCCGCCAGCTCGGCTGTCGAGGTCCGATGAGGCGATCGTTTGGACTGAGTCAACGATGACCAGGGACAGGTTCTGCGAATGCTCCTCGATGTGCCCGATGAGCGCGGAAAGGTCCGTGTCGTCGGCCACGAGCATTCGTTCGCTGCCCGCGCCGATCCGGCGCGCCCTCACCGAGATCTGTTGGGCGGATTCCTCGCCGGTCAGATACAAGGTGTGCTTGCCGGACCGTTCGGCGACCGCATCTGCGATCTGAAGGACCAAAGTGCTCTTGCCGGCGCCGGGCTCACCTGTCAACAGGACTACCTGTCCGGCCACCAGGCCACCACCGAGTATGCGGTCGAACTCCGCGACTCCGGTCGTCAGCCGAGCAGTGGGCTCGGTGCCCGAGATTCGGGACAGGGGAAGGGCGGAGCGGTCTGGAGACGCTCGGCGCCCAGATTTTCGAGACCCCGCCCCTGGTGAGTTCGCCAGCTCCGCCACCGTGCCGTATTCGCGGCACTTGTTGCAGCGGCCCACCCATCGGATCGAGTGCGCGCCGCAGTTCCCGCACCTGTAGGAAGTTGTCGTCTGAGCCATCGGTCCGCCCTCCTTGCCTGTCCCCTTCGAGGGGAACGGTTCAGGCCACGCTATTGGTGGGGTCCGACAGTGTCGGGAAATGTGAGAAGCGAACATCTCTGACGCCCTCCGATCGGAGGTGTGGACGACGCCAGGCGCCCCCCGAGCTAGGGATCCGTCTGGCGGCGTTGGCCAAGCGTCCACCGATTCCCAATTCGGCCCACTACCGTCGTCCCCGTTTGAGTTGTCCACAGGTCGTGACATCGGGGATGTTGTCCACAGCCTGCGTGGTGTGCCGTTGATTGTCGGACCCTCGTGGGAACATGTGTGCGAGTACAGGTTTCCTCTACGAAGCGGGGTGGGGGTGGGGGTCATGTCGGTGGCTGAGTTGGGTGGGTCTTCCGAAGCTGGGGGCGTGGGGTGCGCGGCGTCGCCGCCGGTTGCTGGGGTGATGTCGGCGCTGATGGCCGCGGCTGACGCGACGGTTCCCTCGGGCCTGGGCTGCGGCGACGTATTGGCCGCGGACGTGGCTGTGTTGTCCCGCGTGGTGCACGCGGCGCAGGCGGAACTGGCTCGCCGTATCGCCGCGGCTGAACACCAGGACGCGTTGGCTTTGCAGGCCCATTCCACGTTATGCGCCAATGGTTGGGCCAGCGCGGCGGCGCACAGCCTTGTAGCCGCGGCGCGGTTCGTCGATTCCC is part of the Candidatus Nanopelagicales bacterium genome and encodes:
- a CDS encoding ATP-dependent Clp protease ATP-binding subunit, yielding MFERFTDRARRVVVLAQEEARMLNHNYIGTEHILLGLIHEGEGVAAKALEGLGISLEGVRSQVEEIIGQGQQAPSGHIPFTPRAKKVLELSLREALQLGHNYIGTEHILLGLIREGEGVAAQVLVKLGADLSRVRQQVIQLLSGYQGKEPATSGGPAEGTASGSLVLDQFGRNLTQAAREGALDPVIGREKEIERVMQILSRRTKNNPVLIGEPGVGKTAVVELLAQKIIAGDVPETLRDKQLYTLDLGALVAGSRYRGDFEERLKKVLKEIRTRGDIVLFIDEMHTLVGAGAAEGAIDAASILKPMLARGELQTIGATTLDEYRKYVEKDAALERRFAPIQVEAPDVPMTVAILRGLRDRYESHHKVTITDAAIAAAARLSDRYISDRQLPDKAIDLIDEAGSRLRINRMTAPPDLREFDDRIAEVRKEKESAIDAQDFEAAASLRDREKKLIGEKITREREWKSGDLDVVAEVDEKLIAEVLALMTGIPVTDVSEDDTARLMRMEEELHKRLVGQEQAVVALSRSIRRTRAGLKDPRRPSGSFIFAGPSGVGKTELSKTLAEFLFGQEDSLIALDMSEYSEKHTASRLFGSPPGYVGYEEGGQLTEKVRRKPFSVVLFDEIEKAHPDIFNSLLQVLEEGRLTDAQGRAIDFKNTVIIMTTNLGSRDLSKSLGFSPMGDEEGAYDRMKSKVEQELKQHFRPEFLNRIDDTIVFHQLTRDEVLSIVDLMANQLDSRLAERDMSVEFTREAKELLAERGYDPSMGARPLRRTMQRDIEDPLSEQVLFGQVKPGSIIVVGVEGEGESREFTFKSEPKAELPDAPPVEAAGQE
- a CDS encoding DUF4232 domain-containing protein, encoding MSSVIRPVGPEEPQTYWKRRAAIVVGVLVVLLILFLVFKPSGSDAEPDAAPSPSPTVTDSASPSSSPSGVCSDSDIKVTVTSAQADYPPGSNPKITLAIANAGEVPCSRDVGSPENEVEVVSGDEHVWSSDDCSTDEQPDVVMLQPGQKASVTVEWSRVLSAPGCPTGQPAAKPGTYEAIGRNSKVKSQPAAFKLS
- the radA gene encoding DNA repair protein RadA, whose amino-acid sequence is MAQTTTSYRCGNCGAHSIRWVGRCNKCREYGTVAELANSPGAGSRKSGRRASPDRSALPLSRISGTEPTARLTTGVAEFDRILGGGLVAGQVVLLTGEPGAGKSTLVLQIADAVAERSGKHTLYLTGEESAQQISVRARRIGAGSERMLVADDTDLSALIGHIEEHSQNLSLVIVDSVQTIASSDLDSRAGGVAQVMEVTQVLTRIAKSNGIPICLVGQVTKESVVAGPRAMEHTVDTTLSMEGDRHTSLRLLRAIKNRYGPTDEVACFEHTDSGLREVPDPSALFLGERDEPVPGTCVTVTIEGRRALVAEVQALLVRSSNPNPRRGVSGLDSPRVGMLSAVTERTMGLHLATKDLYVATIGGMRLTDPGTDLAICVAIATAARDVAPPTDVAAIGEVTLSGDIRPVPMIAQRIAEATRLGYTWIFAPPGTRSRLEGAASSAVIEAPTLAQALHALISRCEISELPVVTRLEDRRPR